One window of Neptuniibacter halophilus genomic DNA carries:
- a CDS encoding alpha/beta family hydrolase has translation MDSDFMQAMALGLADLGCEVIRFEFPYMAKSRAEGKRRPPDRMPKLLEAYTALIEQVHTADVPLFLAGKSMGGRVASMLLEASPATAGLVFGYPFHPRGKPDQLRTEHLLQLQKPLHIFQGSRDPMGSIAEVSRYNLPASVNIHWLEDGDHDLKPRKASGFSQEQHILSVVSAIAGVIS, from the coding sequence ATGGACAGCGATTTTATGCAGGCAATGGCACTGGGGCTGGCTGATCTGGGTTGCGAGGTGATTCGCTTTGAGTTTCCCTACATGGCGAAGAGTCGGGCAGAGGGTAAGCGTCGTCCGCCGGATCGGATGCCAAAGTTGCTGGAGGCCTACACCGCCCTGATTGAGCAGGTTCATACTGCCGATGTGCCGCTCTTCCTGGCGGGTAAATCGATGGGTGGCAGGGTGGCTTCAATGCTACTGGAGGCATCACCGGCCACTGCTGGTCTGGTGTTTGGCTATCCGTTCCATCCCCGGGGTAAGCCGGACCAGCTGCGTACTGAACATCTGCTGCAGTTACAAAAACCGTTGCATATCTTTCAGGGGAGTCGTGACCCGATGGGTTCCATTGCTGAGGTGAGCAGGTACAATCTGCCAGCTTCAGTGAATATACACTGGCTGGAGGATGGTGATCATGACCTTAAACCGCGAAAAGCCTCAGGTTTTAGTCAGGAGCAACATATCTTATCGGTAGTCAGTGCCATAGCGGGAGTCATCTCTTGA
- the ccoN gene encoding cytochrome-c oxidase, cbb3-type subunit I — MSTATEHPTYNYKVVRQFAIMTVIWGIVGMTVGVLIAAQLVWPALNFDTAWLTYGRLRPLHTNAVIFAFGGCALFATSYYVVQRTSQVRLFSDGLAAFTFWGWQAVILAAAITLPMGLTSSKEYAELEWPIDLLITVVWVAYAVVFLGTVKMRKTSHIYVGNWFYMAFIITVAVLHIVNSAAIPVTLFKSYSVYPGTVDAMVQWWYGHNAVGFFLTAGFLGMMYYFVPKQAERPIYSYRLSVVHFWALIATYMWAGGHHLHYSALPDWTQSVGMVMSLILLAPSWGGMINGMMTLSGAWHKLRTDPVLRFLVVSLSFYGMSTFEGPMMSIKTVNALSHNTDWTVGHVHAGALGWVAMISIGAVYHMLPRLFGKAQMYSVGLINTHFWLATVGTVLYICAMWVNGILQGLMWRAVNEDGTLTYSFVEALEASHPGYFVRWLGGMFFLTGMVLMAYNTWQTVRKGSTAPEAEASAQAA, encoded by the coding sequence ATGAGCACAGCAACTGAACACCCCACCTACAATTATAAAGTGGTGCGCCAGTTCGCCATAATGACAGTGATCTGGGGTATCGTCGGTATGACCGTCGGTGTCCTGATCGCTGCCCAGTTGGTTTGGCCTGCACTAAACTTTGATACCGCGTGGCTGACTTACGGTCGTCTGCGTCCACTGCATACCAACGCAGTTATCTTTGCATTCGGCGGCTGCGCCCTGTTTGCAACTTCTTACTACGTGGTCCAGCGTACGAGCCAGGTTCGCCTGTTCTCTGATGGCCTGGCAGCGTTTACCTTCTGGGGCTGGCAAGCAGTTATCCTGGCTGCAGCGATCACGCTGCCGATGGGTCTGACCTCTTCTAAAGAGTACGCTGAGCTGGAATGGCCGATCGACCTGCTGATCACCGTGGTCTGGGTAGCGTACGCTGTTGTGTTCCTGGGCACTGTGAAGATGCGTAAGACCTCCCACATCTACGTGGGTAACTGGTTCTACATGGCGTTCATCATCACCGTTGCTGTGCTGCACATCGTTAACAGTGCTGCGATCCCGGTAACCCTGTTCAAGTCTTACTCTGTCTACCCAGGTACTGTTGATGCAATGGTACAGTGGTGGTACGGCCACAACGCAGTAGGCTTCTTCCTGACTGCAGGCTTCCTGGGCATGATGTACTACTTCGTACCAAAACAGGCTGAGCGTCCAATCTACTCCTACCGTCTGTCCGTAGTGCACTTCTGGGCACTGATCGCGACTTACATGTGGGCGGGTGGTCACCATCTGCACTACTCCGCGCTGCCAGACTGGACTCAGTCTGTAGGCATGGTTATGTCCCTGATCCTGCTGGCTCCATCCTGGGGTGGCATGATCAACGGTATGATGACCCTGTCCGGCGCGTGGCACAAACTGCGTACCGATCCGGTACTGCGCTTCCTGGTTGTATCCCTGTCTTTCTACGGTATGTCTACCTTTGAAGGTCCAATGATGTCTATTAAGACAGTAAACGCGCTGTCTCATAACACTGACTGGACTGTGGGTCACGTACACGCGGGTGCACTGGGCTGGGTTGCTATGATCTCTATCGGTGCGGTTTACCACATGCTGCCTCGTCTGTTCGGTAAGGCTCAGATGTACAGCGTTGGTCTGATCAACACTCACTTCTGGCTGGCCACCGTTGGTACTGTACTGTACATCTGTGCGATGTGGGTTAACGGTATCCTGCAGGGTCTGATGTGGCGTGCAGTTAACGAAGACGGCACCCTGACTTACAGCTTCGTTGAGGCGCTGGAAGCTTCTCACCCGGGTTACTTCGTACGCTGGCTGGGCGGCATGTTCTTCCTGACAGGTATGGTTCTGATGGCCTACAACACTTGGCAGACTGTTCGTAAGGGCAGCACTGCACCAGAAGCTGAAGCTTCTGCACAGGCAGCTTAA
- the rlmM gene encoding 23S rRNA (cytidine(2498)-2'-O)-methyltransferase RlmM → MSDLDRLLLQCRAGFEKEAAAEITDQCAALGIYGYCTLNSDDGYLLFHLQQPEDGERALRELRFREFIFIRQWALVGECLELAPDDRIGQISALLQDLPTATELWVEYPDTTEGREMARFARKFGSALAQHLRRNGGLEKQSRNRAQRLLLFTLSGSQLYLGYAPVRNSAPWPMGLPRLKFPKDAPSRSTLKLEEAWHWFIPREEWDTRLAHSSTAVDLGAAPGGWTWQLVQRSMFVTAVDNGPMQPALMESGQVRHVQEDAYRFVPDQPVNLMVCDVVDKPVKTAAMAADWVLNGYCNEAIFNLKLPMKQRYQEVIGCLNLIAERCMQAGVAYELLTRHLYHDREEVTCLLRRL, encoded by the coding sequence TTGAGTGATTTAGATCGTCTGCTTTTACAGTGTCGTGCCGGTTTTGAAAAAGAAGCCGCCGCGGAGATTACCGATCAGTGTGCAGCGCTTGGTATCTATGGCTATTGCACGCTGAACAGCGATGATGGCTACCTGCTGTTTCACCTGCAGCAACCGGAGGATGGGGAACGCGCGCTGCGCGAGCTCCGCTTTCGCGAATTTATTTTTATCCGCCAGTGGGCGCTGGTGGGTGAGTGTCTGGAGCTGGCTCCTGATGACCGGATCGGGCAGATCTCAGCGCTGTTGCAGGATCTGCCCACCGCTACGGAGCTCTGGGTGGAGTATCCGGATACCACCGAAGGCCGGGAGATGGCGAGGTTTGCACGCAAATTCGGCTCGGCACTGGCACAGCATCTCAGGCGCAACGGCGGTTTGGAAAAACAATCCCGAAATCGTGCGCAACGCTTATTGTTGTTCACTCTGAGCGGTAGTCAGCTCTATCTGGGCTATGCGCCGGTCAGAAATTCAGCGCCCTGGCCTATGGGGTTGCCGCGTCTGAAGTTCCCCAAAGATGCGCCCAGCCGGTCTACCCTCAAGCTGGAAGAGGCATGGCACTGGTTTATTCCGCGTGAGGAGTGGGATACCCGGCTTGCACACAGTTCTACTGCGGTCGATCTGGGGGCGGCACCGGGAGGCTGGACCTGGCAGTTGGTGCAGCGCAGTATGTTTGTTACCGCCGTGGATAACGGGCCGATGCAGCCCGCGCTGATGGAGTCAGGTCAGGTGCGTCATGTGCAGGAGGATGCCTATCGCTTCGTACCGGATCAGCCGGTGAATCTGATGGTGTGCGATGTGGTGGATAAGCCGGTTAAAACTGCCGCGATGGCCGCGGATTGGGTGCTCAATGGTTACTGTAACGAAGCGATTTTTAATCTTAAATTGCCGATGAAACAGCGCTATCAGGAAGTGATCGGTTGTCTTAACCTCATTGCTGAGCGGTGTATGCAGGCGGGTGTGGCCTATGAGTTGTTAACCCGGCATCTTTATCATGACCGGGAAGAGGTGACCTGTCTGTTACGCAGGCTTTAA
- the ccoO gene encoding cytochrome-c oxidase, cbb3-type subunit II, whose product MIKHETIEKNIGLMILLVIIVISGGGLAEIVPLFFSTSTTKPIEGLRTYTPLEFEGRDIYIREGCNVCHTQMIRPFRAETERYGHFSTANEFVFEYPHLWGSKRTGPDLARVGGRYSDDWHRAHLYNPRDVVPESKMPSYPWLFENKLTGKDTVKKMEAQQSLGVPFTDEQIAGAQDAVQGKYEIDALVAYLQALGKMHSEYTNKR is encoded by the coding sequence ATGATCAAACACGAAACTATTGAAAAGAATATCGGCTTAATGATCCTGCTGGTCATCATCGTGATCAGTGGCGGTGGTCTGGCCGAGATCGTACCTCTGTTCTTCTCAACTTCAACCACCAAGCCGATTGAAGGTCTGCGTACCTATACGCCGCTGGAGTTTGAAGGCCGTGACATCTACATCCGTGAAGGTTGTAACGTATGTCACACTCAGATGATCCGCCCGTTCCGTGCGGAAACTGAGCGCTACGGTCACTTCTCCACCGCTAACGAGTTTGTTTTTGAATACCCGCACCTGTGGGGCTCAAAACGTACCGGTCCTGACCTGGCTCGTGTAGGTGGTCGTTACTCCGATGACTGGCACCGTGCTCACCTGTACAACCCACGTGATGTTGTACCTGAGTCCAAAATGCCTTCTTACCCATGGCTGTTCGAAAACAAGCTAACCGGTAAGGACACCGTTAAGAAAATGGAAGCACAGCAATCTCTGGGTGTTCCATTTACTGACGAACAGATCGCGGGTGCACAGGATGCTGTTCAGGGCAAATACGAGATCGACGCTCTCGTAGCATACCTGCAGGCGCTGGGCAAAATGCATTCTGAATACACCAACAAGCGGTAA
- a CDS encoding cbb3-type cytochrome oxidase subunit 3 — protein MSYEVYGPYIPVVMLITFLALFAWVLNPKNKSKYDEAANMPLQEPDDEPAVNSEINNGRNEK, from the coding sequence GTGAGTTACGAAGTTTATGGTCCATACATTCCGGTCGTGATGCTGATCACGTTCCTGGCCCTGTTTGCCTGGGTTCTCAACCCTAAGAACAAGTCCAAATATGATGAGGCAGCTAACATGCCTCTTCAGGAACCTGATGATGAGCCGGCCGTGAACAGTGAGATCAATAACGGGAGAAATGAAAAATGA